Proteins co-encoded in one Chrysemys picta bellii isolate R12L10 chromosome 13, ASM1138683v2, whole genome shotgun sequence genomic window:
- the MRPL52 gene encoding large ribosomal subunit protein mL52 has protein sequence MVPTLLPVPFPKMAAPLGLRLAPRLAAAPRHIHCGAARPAVGQWRVQQGLAPSSAGYGPLRDLPDWSFVDGRPAPPWKGQTRRRQEDEAFARRVAMLAQEMERGLQRWQVQQRQQQEAKDSKRQTQLQPKGAALRRRSSPQ, from the exons ATGGTCCCAACGCTACTTCCTGTCCCATTTCCCAAAATGGCAGCGCCCctgggcctgaggctgg cGCCTCGCCTGGCCGCAGCCCCCCGGCACATTCACTGCGGAGCCGCCCGCCCGGCCGTGGGGCAATGGAGAGTCCA GCAGGGACTTGCCCCCAGCTCGGCCGGCTACGGGCCCCTCCGGGATCTGCCTGACTGGTCCTTTGTAG ACGggcgccccgcccccccgtggAAGGGCCAGACGCGTCGGCGACAGGAAGATGAGGCCTTTGCG CGCCGCGTGGCCATGCTGGCCCAGGAGATGGAGCGAGGCCTGCAGCGCTGGCAGGTCCAGCAGCGCCAGCAGCAGGAGGCCAAGGACAGCAAGAGACagacccagctgcagcccaaggggGCTGCCCTGCGTCGGCGCAGCAGCCCCCAATAA